The DNA region CTAGCAATCATGGCTGGGATACGATTAAACATAAAGATTATTTGAAAGAAATGGTTGCTTTATTTCAAAAATCAGGAATTCGGGTAAGTCTTTTCGTCGATCCTGTGGAGGAAATGATCATTGGCGCCAAGGAAACCGGAACGGATCGAGTGGAATTATATACGGAAGGATTCGCGAAGGATTTTCTGGAAAATAAAGCCAATTCCATCCGAAAATATGTAGCCGCTGCGCAAAAAGCCAAAGAGGTAGGTTTGGGTTTAAATGCTGGTCATGATCTTGACTTAAATAATTTGGCATTTTTTTACCAAAATATTCCCTGGTTGGATGAGGTTTCTATCGGACATGCATTGATAAGCGATGCGTTGTATTTAGGTTTGGAAAATACGGTGCAGATGTATAAAAGACAATTGGTCTAATAATTGCTTAATTCAAATTCAAATATAAAAATAACCAATATGCAAAAAAATAAACGTTTCTTGTCAACTTCTAAAATCATTGCGGCGGCCGCTATTTGTTTGGGTACGCTTATGATTTCTAATAATGTAAATGCACAAAAAAAGAAGTCTAAAAAATCCACTAGCACTGAAAAGCCAAGAGAAGATAAGTC from Rhizosphaericola mali includes:
- a CDS encoding pyridoxine 5'-phosphate synthase, with product MTKLSVNINKIATLRNSRGGSQPDVLQAAINIQKFGADGITVHPRPDERHIRYEDARQIKEIITTEFNIEGNSQVQKFIDLVLEVRPDQVTLVPDADDQLTSNHGWDTIKHKDYLKEMVALFQKSGIRVSLFVDPVEEMIIGAKETGTDRVELYTEGFAKDFLENKANSIRKYVAAAQKAKEVGLGLNAGHDLDLNNLAFFYQNIPWLDEVSIGHALISDALYLGLENTVQMYKRQLV